Proteins encoded by one window of Salvia splendens isolate huo1 chromosome 7, SspV2, whole genome shotgun sequence:
- the LOC121742222 gene encoding P-loop NTPase domain-containing protein LPA1 homolog 1-like isoform X1, translating to MVAAEGVAKLLYIVVLEDDAGTAEGEKSGPPSFRYTRSVLQTTLQLMGCKARHAFKISQRVLEMLRSETFVDKLAPECIEVSPARGVKVHPHGDSEFCVHACSDKGDDHTMIPEEDKSKSNNKPFELYKRRTTIVVRRKVFLDVVCEALTEYKYMGPNQRADLVLACRIRERKESVTVLLCGTSGCGKSTLSALLGSRLGITTVLSTDSIRHMMRSFVDEEQNPLLWTSTYLAGEYLDPVAVAEAKAKKKAKKTAGISTASLIKDEVPSNSSTGKSDGSTTTCDLISPKRMAIEGFKAQSEMVIDSLDRLITAWEERKESVVVEGVHLSLNFVMGLMKKHPSVIPFMIYIANEEKHLERFAVRAKYMTLDPARNKYVKYIRNIRTIQEYLCNRADKHLVPKINNTNVDKSVASIHATVFSCLRRREAGEHLYDPITNKVVVIDEEYRNQCAANSLSSKGMFQLIQRQGSTRQLMALLNDDGSVAKAWPVDIPVNNGMKIASYPAWNGIGTPMYGPLQIGKSEPVNLQFGHFGISAWPGDTGGTSHASSVDESKGELTDTGSRYLSSCCSSPRNSDGPALPKSSWKNSPCMVVMKRSMSHLKLTVMRILVMERSNPTKSWKALWTKDPPSQMRSMTTLRCKKMAICPMMMKS from the exons ATGGTGGCGGCGGAGGGAGTGGCCAAGCTTCTGTACATAGTGGTACTGGAGGATGACGCGGGAACGGCGGAGGGAGAGAAGAGTGGTCCGCCGTCATTCCGCTACACGCGTTCGGTTCTCCAAACCACTTTGCAGCTGATGGGTTGTAAGGCTCGTCATGCCTTTAAG ATTAGCCAAAGGGTACTTGAAATGCTCAGAAGTGAGACATTTGTGGACAAATTGGCTCCTGAATGTATAGAAGTGTCACCAGCACGGGGTGTCAAAGTACATCCTCATGGTGATTCTGAATTTTGTGTCCATGCATGCTCGGACAAAGGAGATGATCATACAATGATACCGGAGGAAGATAAAAGCAAAAGCAACAACAAGCCATTCGAGTTATACAAAAGACGCACAACAATTGTTGTCAGAAGGAAAGTATTTCTGGATGTTGTTTGTGAAGCTCTAACAGAATACAAGTATATGGGGCCAAACCAGAGGGCTGATCTAGTTTTAGCTTGCAG AATCAGAGAGAGAAAGGAATCTGTGACTGTATTACTCTGTGGCACAAGCGGCTGCGGAAAATCTACATTATCTGCCTTGCTG GGAAGCAGGCTGGGTATCACAACTGTTTTATCTACGGACTCAATTCGGCATATGATGAGAAGTTTTGTTGATGAAGAACAAAACCCTTTGCTCTGGACTTCAACTTACCTTGCTGGTGAATATTTAGATCCAGTTGCAGTTGCAGAGGCTAAGGCCAAAAAGAAAGCAAAAAAGACAGCTGGTATTTCTACTGCCTCACTGATAAAGGATGAAGTTCCCAGTAATTCTTCAACTGGAAAATCTGATGGAAGTACAACCACTTGCGATTTGATTAGTCCAAAGCGGATGGCAATCGAAGGTTTCAAAGCACAAAGTGAGATGGTTATTGATAGCCTTGACCGGTTGATAACTGCTTGGGAAGAAAGAAAAGAATCTGTTGTGGTTGAAGGGGTTCACCTGAGTCTCAATTTTGTG ATGGGGCTCATGAAGAAACATCCTTCTGTTATACCATTCATGATTTACATTGCAAATGAAGAGAAGCACTTGGAAAGGTTTGCTGTCCGTGCTAAATACATGACTTTAGACCCTGCTAGAAACAAGTATGTTAAATATATCCGGAACATAAGAACAATCCAGGAATACCTCTGCAACCGAGCAGATAAGCACTTGGTCCCAAAGATAAACAACACTAATGTTGATAAAAGTGTGGCATCCATTCACGCAACGGTCTTCAGCTGCTTGAGAAGGCGTGAGGCAGGTGAGCATCTTTACGATCCGATCACAAACAAAGTTGTCGTTATCGACGAGGAGTACAGAAATCAGTGTGCTGCCAATTCATTGAGCTCCAAGGGAATGTTTCAGTTGATCCAGAGGCAAGGTTCCACACGACAGTTGATGGCACTTCTGAATGATGATGGCTCTGTGGCCAAGGCATGGCCAGTTGACATCCCAGTTAATAATGGCATGAAGATTGCAAGCTATCCTGCATGGAATGGAATCGGAACGCCTATGTATGGACCCTTGCAGATTGGTAAATCAGAGCCTGTCAACCTTCAGTTTGGTCACTTTGGTATTAGTGCTTGGCCTGGTGATACTGGGGGCACAAGCCATGCCAGCAGTGTGGATGAGTCCAAGGGTGAGCTCACCGACACTGGTAGCAGATACTTGTCGTCTTGCTGCAGCTCACCAAGAAATTCTGATGGCCCTGCATTGCCAAAGAG CTCATGGAAGAACTCTCCGTGCATGGTAGTGATGAAGAGGTCGATGAGCCACCTGAAGTTGACAGTGATGAGGATCTTAGTGATGGAGAGAAGCAACCCCACGAAGAG TTGGAAGGCTCTGTGGACGAAGGATCCACCAAGTCAGATGAGGAGTATGACGACCTTGCGATGCAAGAAAATGGCTATATGTCCGATGATGATGAAGAGCTGA
- the LOC121742222 gene encoding P-loop NTPase domain-containing protein LPA1 homolog 1-like isoform X2 — translation MVAAEGVAKLLYIVVLEDDAGTAEGEKSGPPSFRYTRSVLQTTLQLMGCKARHAFKISQRVLEMLRSETFVDKLAPECIEVSPARGVKVHPHGDSEFCVHACSDKGDDHTMIPEEDKSKSNNKPFELYKRRTTIVVRRKVFLDVVCEALTEYKYMGPNQRADLVLACRIRERKESVTVLLCGTSGCGKSTLSALLGSRLGITTVLSTDSIRHMMRSFVDEEQNPLLWTSTYLAGEYLDPVAVAEAKAKKKAKKTAGISTASLIKDEVPSNSSTGKSDGSTTTCDLISPKRMAIEGFKAQSEMVIDSLDRLITAWEERKESVVVEGVHLSLNFVMGLMKKHPSVIPFMIYIANEEKHLERFAVRAKYMTLDPARNKYVKYIRNIRTIQEYLCNRADKHLVPKINNTNVDKSVASIHATVFSCLRRREAGEHLYDPITNKVVVIDEEYRNQCAANSLSSKGMFQLIQRQGSTRQLMALLNDDGSVAKAWPVDIPVNNGMKIASYPAWNGIGTPMYGPLQIGKSEPVNLQFGHFGISAWPGDTGGTSHASSVDESKGELTDTGSRYLSSCCSSPRNSDGPALPKREELSVHGSDEEVDEPPEVDSDEDLSDGEKQPHEELEGSVDEGSTKSDEEYDDLAMQENGYMSDDDEELNNKMKSNDISKEETHETQKTDVFERAKSEPLSDSVMRALLPFRERKAASVRLRKRAQSINR, via the exons ATGGTGGCGGCGGAGGGAGTGGCCAAGCTTCTGTACATAGTGGTACTGGAGGATGACGCGGGAACGGCGGAGGGAGAGAAGAGTGGTCCGCCGTCATTCCGCTACACGCGTTCGGTTCTCCAAACCACTTTGCAGCTGATGGGTTGTAAGGCTCGTCATGCCTTTAAG ATTAGCCAAAGGGTACTTGAAATGCTCAGAAGTGAGACATTTGTGGACAAATTGGCTCCTGAATGTATAGAAGTGTCACCAGCACGGGGTGTCAAAGTACATCCTCATGGTGATTCTGAATTTTGTGTCCATGCATGCTCGGACAAAGGAGATGATCATACAATGATACCGGAGGAAGATAAAAGCAAAAGCAACAACAAGCCATTCGAGTTATACAAAAGACGCACAACAATTGTTGTCAGAAGGAAAGTATTTCTGGATGTTGTTTGTGAAGCTCTAACAGAATACAAGTATATGGGGCCAAACCAGAGGGCTGATCTAGTTTTAGCTTGCAG AATCAGAGAGAGAAAGGAATCTGTGACTGTATTACTCTGTGGCACAAGCGGCTGCGGAAAATCTACATTATCTGCCTTGCTG GGAAGCAGGCTGGGTATCACAACTGTTTTATCTACGGACTCAATTCGGCATATGATGAGAAGTTTTGTTGATGAAGAACAAAACCCTTTGCTCTGGACTTCAACTTACCTTGCTGGTGAATATTTAGATCCAGTTGCAGTTGCAGAGGCTAAGGCCAAAAAGAAAGCAAAAAAGACAGCTGGTATTTCTACTGCCTCACTGATAAAGGATGAAGTTCCCAGTAATTCTTCAACTGGAAAATCTGATGGAAGTACAACCACTTGCGATTTGATTAGTCCAAAGCGGATGGCAATCGAAGGTTTCAAAGCACAAAGTGAGATGGTTATTGATAGCCTTGACCGGTTGATAACTGCTTGGGAAGAAAGAAAAGAATCTGTTGTGGTTGAAGGGGTTCACCTGAGTCTCAATTTTGTG ATGGGGCTCATGAAGAAACATCCTTCTGTTATACCATTCATGATTTACATTGCAAATGAAGAGAAGCACTTGGAAAGGTTTGCTGTCCGTGCTAAATACATGACTTTAGACCCTGCTAGAAACAAGTATGTTAAATATATCCGGAACATAAGAACAATCCAGGAATACCTCTGCAACCGAGCAGATAAGCACTTGGTCCCAAAGATAAACAACACTAATGTTGATAAAAGTGTGGCATCCATTCACGCAACGGTCTTCAGCTGCTTGAGAAGGCGTGAGGCAGGTGAGCATCTTTACGATCCGATCACAAACAAAGTTGTCGTTATCGACGAGGAGTACAGAAATCAGTGTGCTGCCAATTCATTGAGCTCCAAGGGAATGTTTCAGTTGATCCAGAGGCAAGGTTCCACACGACAGTTGATGGCACTTCTGAATGATGATGGCTCTGTGGCCAAGGCATGGCCAGTTGACATCCCAGTTAATAATGGCATGAAGATTGCAAGCTATCCTGCATGGAATGGAATCGGAACGCCTATGTATGGACCCTTGCAGATTGGTAAATCAGAGCCTGTCAACCTTCAGTTTGGTCACTTTGGTATTAGTGCTTGGCCTGGTGATACTGGGGGCACAAGCCATGCCAGCAGTGTGGATGAGTCCAAGGGTGAGCTCACCGACACTGGTAGCAGATACTTGTCGTCTTGCTGCAGCTCACCAAGAAATTCTGATGGCCCTGCATTGCCAAAGAG GGAAGAACTCTCCGTGCATGGTAGTGATGAAGAGGTCGATGAGCCACCTGAAGTTGACAGTGATGAGGATCTTAGTGATGGAGAGAAGCAACCCCACGAAGAG TTGGAAGGCTCTGTGGACGAAGGATCCACCAAGTCAGATGAGGAGTATGACGACCTTGCGATGCAAGAAAATGGCTATATGTCCGATGATGATGAAGAGCTGAACAATAAAATGAAGTCCAATGATATTTCGAAAGAGGAAACACATGAAACACAAAAGACGGACGTTTTTGAGAGAGCCAAAAGTGAGCCTTTGTCGGATTCAGTGATGCGTGCTTTGCTGccttttagagagagaaaagctGCTAGCGTGAGATTAAGAAAGCGTGCTCAGAGCATAAATCGTTGA